The Schistocerca gregaria isolate iqSchGreg1 chromosome 4, iqSchGreg1.2, whole genome shotgun sequence genome contains a region encoding:
- the LOC126365852 gene encoding syntaxin-6 isoform X2, with protein sequence MELTLTFSRIVEKNPGKFKIDNKELSSRRNFIDQTRDEVKTMKDKMNISRGRDRDRTARQPLLENSPVRVPSTHGTTKYSKLENELDSPNRQFLDDTLQQQNHMLRSQDEQLDIISDSVGTLKTVSRQIGNELDEQAVMLDEFGNEMENTDSKLDSTMKRVAKVFHISNDRRQWIAIGVLSGIMVIVIILFIFT encoded by the exons ATGGAACTGA CCTTAACTTTTTCACGCATTGTTGAGAAAAATCCAGGAAAATTTAAAATTGACAACAAGGAATTGAGCAGCCGAAGGAATTTTATAGACCAAACACGAGACGAAGTGAAG ACAATGAAAGACAAGATGAACATTTCAAGAGGTAGAGACAGGGATCGCACTGCAAGACAG CCTCTTCTTGAGAACAGTCCTGTGAGAGTGCCATCTACTCATGgaacaacaaaatattcaaaactggaAAATGAACTGGACAGTCCCAACAGACAATTCTTAGATGATACTCTGCAGCAACAGAACCACATGCTCCGTAGTCAAGATGAACAATTGGACATAATCAGTGACTCTGTGGGAACCCTTAAAACAGTATCCAGGCAGATTGGAAATGAACTGGATGAGCAAGCAGT GATGCTTGATGAATTTGGTaatgaaatggaaaacactgaTTCAAAACTTGACTCTACAATGAAAAGAGTAGCTAAGGTTTTCCATATTTCAAATG aTCGAAGACAATGGATTGCTATAGGAGTACTGTCGGGAATAATGGTTATCGTCATCATCCTGTTCATCTTTACATGA